In the genome of Dermacentor andersoni chromosome 3, qqDerAnde1_hic_scaffold, whole genome shotgun sequence, one region contains:
- the LOC140216281 gene encoding CRISP/Allergen/PR-1-like: MAPPFQIGARKNLHAHASLCIPPGGGLSHDKHGDRFTTRFDVTGQNLGLQYASYAPTGPDWKPVIEDWFNEYADYPPSLVSGYPRRKTRKATGHFTQVVWAKSRYVGCGYAYFIATGTHLPYTRKYTCNYYASGNVITRPVYQSGATCSACPSSTRCDQSTGLCDCQSSLSPHCAGGGSSGQQGMSWLSWLLVVAAVVFGLALAGAGVYFLRQRYVAHSSTGPSDPTGGTTAG, from the exons ATGGCGCCCCCGTTTCAGATCGGTGCGAGAAAAAACCTGCAC GCCCACGCAAGCCTCTGCATCCCGCCCGGCGGTGGCTTGAGCCACGACAAGCACGGGGACCGCTTCACGACGCGCTTCGACGTCACGGGCCAGAACTTGGGACTGCAGTACGCGTCGTACGCCCCTACGGGACCCGACTGGAAGCCGGTCATCGAAGATTGGTTCAACGAGTACGCGGACTACCCGCCGAGCCTCGTGTCCGGTTACCCGAGAAGGAAGACGCGCAAGGCAACGGGCCACTTCACCCAGGTCGTCTGGGCCAAGAGCCGCTACGTGGGCTGCGGCTACGCCTACTTCATCGCCACGGGCACGCACCTTCCCTACACGCGCAAGTACACGTGCAACTACTACGCGTCCGGAAACGTGATCACGCGGCCCGTGTACCAGAGCGGCGCCACGTGCAGCGCCTGCCCGTCCTCCACCCGGTGCGACCAGTCGACGGGTCTGTGCGACTGCCAGTCGTCGCTGTCGCCTCACTGCGCCGGCGGCGGGTCGTCGGGCCAGCAAGGCATGTCTTGGCTGTCGTGGCTCCTCGTAGTGGCCGCCGTTGTATTCGGGCTGGCGCTAGCGGGCGCGGGTGTTTACTTCCTCCGCCAGAGATACGTAGCCCACTCGAGCACCGGGCCTTCGGACCCGACCGGTGGCACGACGGCCGGGTAA